In a genomic window of Timaviella obliquedivisa GSE-PSE-MK23-08B:
- a CDS encoding carbohydrate kinase — MHNPRVICIGEILWDCLADQPANSVDAVTSWTKYPGGAPANVACGLAKLGVPTAFIGCIGGDDWGEKLVEQLRSLSINTAGIQRYLKATTRQVQVLRTETGDRQFAGFMGNSNFADTHLQAQFLPVKLFESAEFLVIGSLGFAYPETRQAIQASLNLADRHSLKVLMDVNWRPMFWADPDAAKPMIQSVLPQIDFLKLSVEEAEWLFGTTHPRAIASLSDLEGVLVTHGAEGCTYSLSENEGKLPGFAVEVEDTTGAGDGFVAGFLAQLCHYGAPALRNPAIACQVVNYANAVGAIVTTNAGAIAPQPTDKEVEAFLYLNQIRE, encoded by the coding sequence ATCCACAATCCCCGTGTCATTTGTATTGGTGAAATCCTCTGGGATTGTCTAGCAGATCAACCTGCCAATTCAGTCGATGCAGTTACTTCTTGGACAAAGTATCCGGGTGGCGCACCTGCTAATGTTGCCTGCGGGTTAGCTAAACTGGGCGTGCCAACCGCCTTTATTGGCTGTATTGGTGGCGACGATTGGGGTGAAAAATTGGTCGAGCAATTACGATCGCTCTCCATCAACACGGCTGGCATTCAACGTTACCTTAAAGCTACAACACGCCAAGTGCAGGTTTTACGGACAGAAACGGGCGATCGCCAATTTGCAGGCTTCATGGGTAACTCTAACTTTGCCGATACTCACCTTCAAGCCCAATTCCTACCCGTTAAGTTGTTTGAATCGGCTGAATTCTTAGTCATTGGCTCCCTTGGGTTTGCCTACCCGGAAACTCGACAAGCCATTCAAGCGTCATTAAATCTTGCCGATCGCCATTCTCTCAAAGTTCTTATGGATGTAAACTGGCGACCCATGTTTTGGGCTGACCCAGATGCCGCCAAGCCTATGATTCAATCCGTTTTGCCCCAAATCGATTTTCTCAAGCTCTCTGTTGAAGAAGCAGAGTGGCTATTTGGCACCACTCATCCAAGGGCGATCGCCTCTCTGAGCGATCTCGAAGGCGTTCTGGTTACTCACGGTGCTGAAGGTTGTACCTATTCCCTCAGTGAGAACGAGGGCAAATTGCCAGGTTTCGCTGTTGAGGTAGAAGACACGACTGGAGCCGGAGATGGCTTTGTAGCAGGATTTTTGGCTCAGTTATGCCACTACGGTGCGCCTGCCTTGCGTAATCCTGCGATCGCCTGTCAAGTGGTCAACTATGCCAATGCCGTGGGCGCAATAGTGACGACCAATGCAGGCGCGATCGCCCCACAACCCACTGATAAGGAGGTCGAAGCCTTCCTCTACCTCAATCAAATTCGAGAATAA
- a CDS encoding DUF4168 domain-containing protein produces MEQLLKSLRKLLLSLLISFLFLWLSPVSWADSTEPPAAIIEQSAPSGVNANAISSEKISQFVQAYLQVVALIDQREGELQGAETESDSLRIKQEIEAGAMSLIETEGLTLQEYLQLLTLANVDPEFSDRIVAQLQTID; encoded by the coding sequence ATGGAGCAACTCCTGAAAAGTCTTAGAAAATTACTCCTGTCTCTGCTAATCTCCTTTCTTTTTCTATGGCTGAGTCCAGTAAGCTGGGCAGATTCTACCGAACCCCCAGCCGCCATCATTGAGCAGTCTGCCCCGTCAGGCGTTAATGCCAACGCTATCTCATCTGAAAAAATTAGCCAATTTGTGCAAGCCTATTTGCAAGTCGTTGCACTGATTGATCAGCGCGAAGGCGAACTTCAAGGAGCCGAAACTGAATCTGATTCGTTACGCATTAAGCAGGAAATTGAAGCCGGAGCCATGAGCTTAATTGAAACGGAAGGCTTAACCCTTCAAGAATATTTACAGCTTCTCACGCTGGCTAACGTTGATCCAGAGTTTAGCGATCGCATCGTCGCCCAGTTGCAAACCATAGACTGA